The following coding sequences lie in one Gemmatimonadota bacterium genomic window:
- a CDS encoding amidohydrolase family protein — protein sequence MTAHRALGALLVLTALGCAEPGPQPPPDTRRAGPDVDSALTVIRAQRILDGRGGVLENRDIVIRNGVIEAITAPGERPALRVHDVGRLTVLPGLIDTHVHIGWHFDRTGRTQSSAVEETSEERAYYAAENAWMTLMGGVTTAQSLGSPDDLALRDALGRGVLPGPRVLTSIAPVTERTGSPAEIRAFVDRMAERGADVIKIFASASIRDGGAPTLSQEQLDAACGRARERGLRSVVHAHGPESAQRSARAGCTTVEHGALLDRATLELLAEQGTFFDPNIDLVFRNYLENKERYLGVGNYTEEGFAQMERALPLALAVFKEGLTTPGLRMVFGTDAVAGSHGRNWQELAYRVHQGGQDPMAAVISATSLAAESLGLGDRIGSIAPGMAADLIVTDGDPSQDIDALGRVDWVMVGGRMFRVDR from the coding sequence GGTCCTGACCGCGCTGGGGTGCGCGGAGCCCGGTCCCCAGCCACCACCCGATACCCGCCGAGCCGGGCCGGACGTGGACTCCGCGCTCACGGTCATCCGCGCCCAACGCATCCTGGATGGGCGGGGGGGCGTGCTCGAGAACCGGGACATCGTCATTCGGAACGGGGTCATCGAAGCCATCACGGCGCCGGGTGAGCGGCCTGCGCTCCGCGTCCACGACGTGGGCCGCCTGACCGTGCTGCCGGGCCTGATCGATACGCACGTGCACATCGGGTGGCATTTCGATCGAACGGGTCGGACGCAGAGCTCGGCCGTGGAGGAGACTTCAGAGGAACGGGCCTACTACGCGGCCGAAAACGCCTGGATGACCCTGATGGGTGGGGTCACCACGGCGCAGAGCCTGGGTTCCCCGGACGACCTGGCGCTCCGCGACGCCTTGGGGCGCGGTGTGCTGCCCGGCCCCAGGGTGCTCACCTCCATTGCACCGGTCACGGAGCGCACCGGCTCGCCCGCAGAGATCCGCGCCTTCGTGGACCGCATGGCCGAGCGAGGGGCGGACGTCATCAAGATCTTCGCCTCGGCGAGCATCCGCGATGGGGGCGCGCCTACGCTGTCCCAGGAGCAGCTGGACGCCGCTTGCGGCCGGGCGCGCGAGCGTGGTCTGCGGTCGGTGGTGCATGCGCACGGACCCGAGAGCGCGCAGCGCTCGGCGCGGGCAGGCTGCACCACCGTCGAGCACGGTGCGCTGCTGGACCGCGCCACCCTGGAGTTGCTCGCCGAGCAGGGGACGTTCTTCGACCCCAACATCGACCTGGTCTTCCGCAACTATCTCGAGAACAAGGAGCGCTACCTGGGCGTCGGCAACTACACCGAAGAGGGGTTCGCGCAGATGGAGCGCGCGCTGCCGCTGGCGCTGGCCGTCTTCAAGGAGGGGCTCACCACTCCCGGTCTGCGCATGGTGTTCGGCACGGACGCCGTGGCAGGGTCGCACGGCCGCAATTGGCAGGAGCTGGCCTACCGAGTGCACCAGGGAGGGCAGGATCCCATGGCAGCCGTGATCTCGGCGACCTCGCTGGCCGCCGAGTCGCTCGGGCTGGGAGACCGCATCGGGTCCATCGCGCCCGGTATGGCGGCGGACTTGATCGTCACCGACGGCGATCCCAGTCAGGACATCGACGCGCTGGGGCGGGTGGACTGGGTGATGGTGGGTGGGCGCATGTTCCGGGTGGACCGCTAA
- a CDS encoding SET domain-containing protein — protein MFLIPTILRRSSVHGTGVFSAQPLTRGTKVWEFTEGVDWEMTPEQLAAFPEPFRTQLTDWVYQTDEGIYVLCGDAGRFMNHSFEPNCDDLEDATYANRDIAAGEELTCDYRSFDLRSRLDGLEDWRPRRVG, from the coding sequence ATGTTCCTGATCCCAACGATTCTGCGGCGCAGTTCTGTCCATGGTACGGGCGTGTTTTCCGCACAGCCGCTCACCCGCGGCACCAAGGTGTGGGAGTTCACCGAGGGCGTGGATTGGGAGATGACGCCGGAGCAACTCGCCGCGTTCCCGGAGCCGTTCCGCACGCAACTCACCGACTGGGTCTACCAGACGGATGAAGGCATCTACGTGCTGTGCGGGGACGCCGGACGCTTCATGAACCACTCCTTCGAGCCGAACTGCGACGACCTCGAGGACGCAACCTATGCGAATCGGGACATCGCGGCGGGCGAGGAGCTCACCTGCGACTATCGCAGCTTCGACCTGCGCAGTCGGCTGGACGGCCTGGAGGATTGGCGGCCCCGGCGGGTAGGCTGA